The following proteins are encoded in a genomic region of Alistipes sp. ZOR0009:
- the rpe gene encoding ribulose-phosphate 3-epimerase, which yields MPRLVSPSLLSADFLNLERDVEMLNQSQADWLHLDIMDGVFVPNISFGLPIVESISKKAKKPLDVHLMIVDPDRYVEAFKKAGADILTVHYEACNHLHRTIQYIKSYGMKAAVSLNPHTTINLLENIITELDMVLLMSVNPGFGGQKFIPQTTTKVKQLKDLIKATNSSALIQVDGGVDQTNAKALFEAGADCLVAGSYVFKSDDPFKAIETLKNS from the coding sequence ATGCCACGTTTAGTCTCCCCATCATTACTATCTGCCGATTTCTTAAACCTAGAAAGAGATGTAGAAATGCTCAACCAAAGCCAAGCCGACTGGCTACATCTCGACATTATGGATGGAGTTTTTGTTCCCAACATATCATTTGGCCTTCCCATCGTTGAAAGCATCAGCAAAAAAGCAAAAAAGCCGCTTGATGTTCACCTTATGATTGTAGATCCAGACAGGTATGTAGAAGCGTTTAAAAAGGCAGGTGCTGACATCCTTACCGTTCATTACGAAGCTTGCAACCACCTGCATAGAACCATCCAGTACATTAAAAGTTACGGTATGAAGGCGGCAGTATCTTTAAACCCCCATACCACCATAAACCTTCTTGAAAATATTATTACTGAATTAGACATGGTACTCCTAATGTCAGTCAACCCCGGTTTTGGCGGCCAAAAATTCATCCCTCAAACAACCACAAAGGTTAAGCAACTGAAAGATCTGATAAAAGCAACCAATTCAAGTGCTCTTATTCAAGTTGATGGAGGCGTTGACCAAACTAACGCCAAAGCCCTTTTCGAAGCTGGAGCAGACTGCCTCGTAGCAGGAAGCTACGTATTTAAATCGGACGATCCTTTTAAAGCAATAGAAACTTTGAAAAACTCATAA